The following proteins are co-located in the Vicugna pacos chromosome 3, VicPac4, whole genome shotgun sequence genome:
- the IL13 gene encoding interleukin-13 isoform X1: MCRAGNEAQEHWRSQAYLCLWGLIPVEIWPRWAGLGSCQHSAHCSLLPQAPLCNGSMVWSINLTTSMYCAARESLINITNCSVIQRTQRMLNALCPHKLSAKVSSEHVRDTKIEVTQFIKTLLQHSRNIFHYRSFNWSKKS, from the exons ATGTGCAGAGCAGGAAATGAAGCTCAAGAACATTGGAGGTCCCAGGCCTACCTCTGCTTGTGGGGCCTGATCCCTGTGGAGATCTGGCCTCGCTGGGCAGGCCTGGGATCCTGCCAGCACTCGGCTCACTGTTCTTTGCTCCCTCAGGCACCCCTGTGCAACGGCAGCATGGTATGGAGCATCAACCTGACGACCAGCATG TACTGTGCAGCCCGGGAATCCCTGATCAACATCACCAACTGCAGTGTCATCCAGAGGACCCAGAGGATGCTGAATGCCCTCTGTCCTCACAAGCTCTCAGCCAAG GTTTCCAGCGAACACGTCCGAGACACCAAAATCGAAGTGACCCAGTTCATAAAAACCCTGCTCCAACACTCAAGGAACATTTTTCACTACAGAAGTTTCAACTGGAGCAAGAAAAGTTAG
- the IL13 gene encoding interleukin-13 isoform X2: MALWMTVVIAFTCIGGLASPVPTPSPKALKELIEELVNITQNQKAPLCNGSMVWSINLTTSMYCAARESLINITNCSVIQRTQRMLNALCPHKLSAKVSSEHVRDTKIEVTQFIKTLLQHSRNIFHYRSFNWSKKS, encoded by the exons ATGGCGCTCTGGATGACCGTGGTCATTGCTTTCACCTGCATTGGCGGCCTCGCCTCCCCGGTCCCTACGCCTTCCCCTAAAGCCCTCAAGGAGCTGATTGAAGAACTGGTCAACATTACCCAGAACCAGAAG GCACCCCTGTGCAACGGCAGCATGGTATGGAGCATCAACCTGACGACCAGCATG TACTGTGCAGCCCGGGAATCCCTGATCAACATCACCAACTGCAGTGTCATCCAGAGGACCCAGAGGATGCTGAATGCCCTCTGTCCTCACAAGCTCTCAGCCAAG GTTTCCAGCGAACACGTCCGAGACACCAAAATCGAAGTGACCCAGTTCATAAAAACCCTGCTCCAACACTCAAGGAACATTTTTCACTACAGAAGTTTCAACTGGAGCAAGAAAAGTTAG